One genomic region from Hippea jasoniae encodes:
- a CDS encoding eIF2B alpha/beta/delta subunit family protein — MDCKEILKKLAIDHTSSSTTIALKMIDCAVDMFGDDTLVLLVEKIAKRQKSMAVVVNVADRIISSNSKEGLVKLKNEFAKAEEEAVGQAFEHLKRYNFIATISYSKSVYETILKVRPKKVFVSVGHPAREGELLAENLLGEKIDVLLFEDAAYGVVADEVDCFLVGADAVLDDVFVNKIGSLYLALLAREFKKPFFVVANRFKRLEGPLKKLYEIRHMDKDEISRLRCDRLNQYFEYVPLRFVDRLFDGG; from the coding sequence ATGGATTGCAAGGAAATTTTAAAAAAGCTTGCCATTGACCATACATCCTCCTCAACAACCATAGCTTTAAAAATGATAGATTGCGCTGTTGATATGTTTGGAGATGATACACTTGTTTTGCTTGTTGAAAAAATAGCTAAAAGACAAAAATCTATGGCCGTTGTTGTTAATGTGGCAGATAGAATTATATCGTCTAATTCTAAAGAGGGGCTTGTAAAACTCAAAAATGAGTTTGCAAAAGCCGAAGAGGAGGCTGTTGGCCAGGCATTTGAACATTTAAAACGCTATAATTTTATAGCCACAATCTCCTATTCAAAAAGCGTATATGAAACGATATTAAAGGTTAGACCCAAAAAGGTTTTTGTTTCTGTTGGACACCCAGCAAGAGAGGGCGAACTGCTTGCTGAAAATCTTTTAGGAGAAAAAATTGATGTATTACTGTTTGAGGATGCCGCATACGGTGTTGTTGCTGATGAAGTTGACTGCTTTTTGGTTGGCGCTGATGCTGTATTGGATGATGTGTTTGTTAACAAAATCGGAAGCCTATATCTTGCTTTGCTTGCCAGAGAGTTTAAAAAGCCGTTTTTTGTTGTTGCAAACAGGTTTAAGCGGTTAGAAGGCCCGTTAAAAAAATTATATGAAATCAGGCATATGGATAAGGATGAGATTAGCAGGCTTAGATGTGACAGGCTAAATCAATACTTTGAATATGTTCCTTTAAGATTTGTGGATAGATTATTCGATGGAGGTTAG